The Castanea sativa cultivar Marrone di Chiusa Pesio chromosome 11, ASM4071231v1 genome contains a region encoding:
- the LOC142616159 gene encoding uncharacterized protein LOC142616159, which produces MLERQFATFRNLLGGKNQQKGGGNLTLTGPPLETQAKLEGEGLFGDDEGNWVLGFLRQIGVTSSFIAELWALRDGLILCVKGNFTAVVIEMDAKAIIEVLNNPNNTNLIISSIVDDYRQLASRIPLTCFNHCYRETNRSADMLARMGSQQSSSFIL; this is translated from the coding sequence ATGTTAGAGAGGCAATTTGCCACATTTCGAAACCTGTTAGGTGGGAAAAACCAACAGAAGGGTGGAGGAAACTTAACACTGACGGGTCCTCCCTTGGAAACACAGGCAAAGCTGGAAGGGGAGGGCTTATTCGGGGATGATGAGGGTAATTGGGTTTTGGGGTTCTTAAGGCAGATCGGTGTAACCTCAAGTTTCATAGCTGAGCTATGGGCTTTGAGGGATGGCTTAATATTGTGTGTTAAAGGGAATTTTACTGCTGTTGTTATTGAAATGGATGCCAAAGCAATTATTGAAGTCCTAAACAATCCCAACAATACTAATCTAATCATTTCCTCCATTGTGGATGACTACAGGCAGTTGGCTTCCCGAATTCCCTTGACTTGCTTTAATCACTGCTATAGAGAAACTAATAGGAGTGCTGATATGCTAGCTAGGATGGGATCTCAGCAATCTTCTAGTTTTatcctatga
- the LOC142616160 gene encoding uncharacterized protein LOC142616160 — protein MQNTKTVWQPPPQAVYKLNYDAAIFADNTSFGFGAVIRNSRGEVMAAMTAKGLAVQYSEEARLLACHKAMEFATDIGFTTLIVEGDSVNAMRSIASTKDNQSALGHIVGDIRHLMGALEWISVSCTKRNGNTVAHVLAGYAQHVNSDLFWMEEVPSIVLDSVNFDASLL, from the coding sequence ATGCAGAACACTAAAACCGTTTGGCAACCGCCACCTCAGGCCGTGTATAAGCTAAATTATGACGCGGCAATTTTTGCGGATAACACCAGTTTTGGATTCGGTGCTGTGATCAGAAACTCAAGGGGAGAAGTTATGGCAGCAATGACAGCCAAGGGTCTGGCAGTCCAATACAGTGAGGAGGCAAGATTGCTTGCTTGTCATAAGGCGATGGAGTTTGCAACAGACATTGGTTTCACGACTCTGATAGTGGAAGGAGATAGTGTCAATGCTATGAGGAGTATTGCTTCAACCAAGGACAACCAGTCAGCACTTGGGCATATTGTTGGCGACATTCGGCATCTGATGGGAGCATTAGAGTGGATTTCTGTGAGTTGCACTAAGAGAAATGGAAATACGGTGGCACATGTGCTTGCTGGATATGCCCAACATGTTAATTCTGATTTATTTTGGATGGAAGAGGTTCCATCAATTGTGCTTGACTCTGTAAACTTTGATGCTTCGTTGCTTTAA
- the LOC142616161 gene encoding uncharacterized protein LOC142616161 has product MANEVIDSLENMKLTTEEEEVIAISDEGSVEAIEDCTLSLMGKFLTCKSFNKGAAKNTMRRAWGLEDSLCITEVGPNLYQFKFTSEFDLNRILREGPWSFDNQLLMHKRWRRGMMVGNIRMETATLWIQIWGAPLDMFSAYVAKEVGSRLRVVEEVEQRGGKDELSYFMRVRVALPISKPIRRGSFIAGSDGDRH; this is encoded by the coding sequence ATGGCTAATGAAGTTATAGATAGTTTGGAAAACATGAAGTTGACTACGGAAGAGGAGGAAGTGATTGCCATCTCTGATGAAGGAAGCGTGGAAGCCATTGAGGATTGCACACTAAGTTTGATGGGTAAATTTTTGACGTGCAAATCTTTTAACAAGGGAGCAGCAAAAAATACTATGAGAAGGGCTTGGGGATTGGAAGACAGTCTATGTATCACAGAGGTTGGGCCGAATCTCTATCAGTTCAAATTTACTTCTGAGTTTGATCTAAACAGAATTTTACGAGAGGGTCCGTGGTCCTTTGATAATCAATTATTGATGCACAAGCGTTGGAGGAGAGGTATGATGGTTGGGAATATTAGAATGGAGACGGCTACTCTTTGGATTCAAATCTGGGGGGCGCCGTTGGATATGTTTTCTGCATATGTTGCTAAGGAAGTGGGGAGTAGACTTAGGGTTGTTGAGGAAGTAGAGCAGAGAGGAGGGAAGGATGAGTTAAGTTACTTTATGAGGGTTCGGGTTGCTTTACCTATCTCGAAGCCCATTCGCAGGGGAAGTTTTATTGCGGGATCTGATGGGGATAGACACTAG